The DNA window TGAGGAGCCAGATAGCGGGCACATCAAGATAAATGGCGAAGATATTTTAGATAAAAAATCAGATATAAATAAAATTCGCCAAAAAGTGAGCATGGTTTTTCAGCACTTTAATCTTTTTGCAAATAAAAACGTCTTGCAAAATTTAACTCTAGCTCCGATAAAAGCGGGAATTTTAGATAAAGTAAGTGCAGAAAAAAGAGCTGATGAGTTGCTAAAAAGTGTTGGGCTGAGTGATAAGAAATTTGCCTATCCGCACAAGCTTTCAGGCGGACAGAAGCAACGTATCGCGATCGCTAGAAGTCTAGCGATGGAGCCAGAAGTGATACTTTTTGATGAACCGACAAGTGCGCTTGATCCTGAGATGATCGGAGAGGTGCTTGATATTATGAAAGATGTTGCTGCAAGGGGCATAACGATGCTTGTGGTAACTCATGAGATGGGCTTTGCAAGGAATGTGGCAAATAGAATTTTCTTTATGGATAAGGGCAAGATAGCAGTCGATGACACGCCAAAAAATGTCTTTACAAATCCGCAACATGAGCGTTTAAAAGAGTTTTTAGGCAAAATTTTAAATCATTAAAGGAGTAGAAAATGAGTAAAATTTTAAAATTTTTGATGGCAAGCTTGGTTTTATTTTTACTAGGTTGTGGCGATGATGCTAATAAAAAAAATGCAGTAAATAATGCCGAAGAAGCTAGTAAAAATGTGGTTTATAAAGTTGGCTCGAGCGCTGATTATCCACCTTTTGAATATCTTGATGAAAACAATAAAATTGTTGGCTTTGAGATAGATTTATTAAATGAGATCACCAAAAAAACTGGAATAAAATTTGATGTTGCAAATATGAGCTTTGATGGAC is part of the Campylobacter concisus genome and encodes:
- a CDS encoding amino acid ABC transporter ATP-binding protein, which codes for MIEIKNLNKSYGDLRVLNDISVDIKKGEVIAIIGPSGGGKSTFLRCINRLEEPDSGHIKINGEDILDKKSDINKIRQKVSMVFQHFNLFANKNVLQNLTLAPIKAGILDKVSAEKRADELLKSVGLSDKKFAYPHKLSGGQKQRIAIARSLAMEPEVILFDEPTSALDPEMIGEVLDIMKDVAARGITMLVVTHEMGFARNVANRIFFMDKGKIAVDDTPKNVFTNPQHERLKEFLGKILNH